A genomic window from Brevibacillus agri includes:
- a CDS encoding sensor histidine kinase produces MQNKQEILEKLTGISSSRKSYYSELVYLVEEMKKKNRQLAVINELTQIQINATWPQTSSYLAAQLSQILAFEHFALTIVKGGMPASYLCIWTDSDWQCRTLTQPAAADPALFIEQVHQKLAEVLPQHFATSVPLRSQLNQTFGFLTLLHQEKRQADKEETELIELVARHVGVVVENSLLFQDVNEKIKIEAQLIQSAKMAAIGEMAAGIAHELNSPLTAILGNSQLLLRDMADGPTAPLMRDIYQCGVRCKKIIQNLLTFSRQEEYLFETVSIDEVVEDVLGLIGYQLSVSGLTITREMNVPSLLFHGSRHQIEQIVINLLLNARDALADSEAPQIVIRSFLAEEAGVRYVGLSVYDNGTGIPKEQLPQIFQPFFSTKERTKGTGLGLSVSLGIAEAHGGRLFAESEENGYSKFTLLLPLLEREEDNHGAETNFDCR; encoded by the coding sequence ATGCAAAACAAACAGGAGATATTGGAAAAGCTCACCGGGATATCGTCCTCGCGCAAAAGCTACTACAGCGAGCTTGTCTATCTCGTGGAAGAAATGAAAAAGAAAAACCGCCAGCTCGCCGTCATCAACGAGCTGACGCAAATCCAGATCAACGCCACCTGGCCGCAAACCAGCAGCTATCTCGCCGCGCAACTGTCGCAAATTCTCGCCTTCGAGCACTTTGCGCTGACAATCGTAAAAGGCGGCATGCCCGCTTCTTACTTGTGCATCTGGACCGACTCCGACTGGCAATGCCGCACCTTGACCCAGCCCGCGGCTGCCGATCCGGCGCTGTTTATCGAGCAGGTCCACCAAAAGCTGGCGGAGGTGCTGCCGCAGCATTTTGCCACGTCCGTTCCGCTGCGCAGCCAGTTGAACCAGACGTTCGGCTTTTTGACCTTGCTGCACCAGGAAAAGCGCCAGGCAGACAAGGAGGAAACAGAGCTGATCGAGCTGGTCGCCAGACACGTTGGCGTCGTCGTGGAAAACAGCCTCTTGTTCCAGGATGTGAACGAAAAAATCAAGATCGAGGCGCAACTGATCCAATCCGCGAAAATGGCCGCAATCGGGGAAATGGCGGCCGGAATCGCCCACGAGCTGAACAGCCCGCTGACTGCGATTCTCGGCAATTCCCAGTTGCTCCTGCGCGACATGGCGGATGGCCCCACCGCTCCGCTCATGCGGGACATTTACCAGTGCGGGGTGCGCTGCAAAAAGATCATCCAAAACTTGCTGACTTTTTCCCGGCAGGAGGAATATTTGTTTGAGACTGTCTCCATCGACGAGGTCGTGGAAGATGTGCTCGGGCTGATCGGCTACCAGTTGTCTGTCTCCGGCCTGACCATAACCCGGGAAATGAACGTGCCGAGCCTGCTGTTCCACGGAAGCCGCCATCAAATCGAGCAAATCGTCATCAATCTGCTGCTGAACGCCAGAGACGCGCTCGCAGACAGTGAAGCGCCGCAAATTGTCATTCGCTCGTTTCTCGCAGAAGAAGCTGGCGTCCGCTACGTAGGCTTGTCCGTTTACGACAACGGGACAGGCATCCCGAAGGAGCAACTGCCGCAAATCTTCCAGCCGTTCTTTTCCACAAAGGAACGGACAAAAGGAACCGGACTGGGCTTATCCGTCAGTCTCGGCATCGCGGAAGCGCACGGCGGCAGGCTGTTTGCGGAAAGCGAAGAGAACGGCTACAGCAAGTTCACGCTGCTGCTGCCGCTGCTTGAGAGAGAGGAGGACAACCATGGAGCCGAAACGAATTTTGATTGTCGATGA
- a CDS encoding tripartite tricarboxylate transporter TctB family protein encodes MLVRRPHNRADWIGALFCMAIGVMISLEAYRLQAYAQSLYVGDHTLPAILGFWFVMLGGVLLVQSYPGKAHAAPPRQAVAPGDERPRVLFAWLSLLLYAWLIGAMGYLLATALASVAFFMLIGFYRLYVAVFYSLLLTGAMYAVFILWLQMPFPGGDLW; translated from the coding sequence GTGCTTGTGAGACGCCCGCACAACCGGGCTGATTGGATCGGCGCGTTGTTTTGCATGGCGATTGGCGTCATGATTTCGCTGGAGGCGTATCGGTTACAAGCTTATGCGCAGTCCTTGTACGTAGGAGACCATACGCTGCCTGCGATACTCGGGTTTTGGTTCGTCATGCTCGGGGGCGTGCTTTTGGTACAGTCTTATCCCGGCAAAGCGCACGCTGCGCCGCCGCGTCAGGCAGTTGCGCCGGGAGACGAAAGACCGCGCGTTTTGTTTGCATGGTTGAGTCTTCTACTCTACGCGTGGCTGATTGGCGCGATGGGTTATTTGCTTGCTACGGCGCTTGCTTCCGTTGCCTTTTTTATGTTGATCGGCTTTTATCGATTGTACGTCGCTGTTTTCTACTCGCTTCTGTTGACTGGCGCTATGTACGCGGTGTTTATTTTGTGGCTGCAAATGCCTTTCCCTGGCGGGGATTTGTGGTAG
- a CDS encoding MFS transporter: MSAPYKKVFWAAGFGWMFDAMDVALLSFIMVALRQEWGLSPEEAGLLGTGNLVGMAIGAIAGGYMADRIGRKPVFLLTLLLFGAASFASAFATGFLTMLLFRFLMGLGLGAELPVASTLVNEFAPPEKRGSTVVLLESFWAVGWIAAAVISYFIIPEYGWRVAVIIGALPIVYAWYARRAIPESPQFQQRAEQVPLQKLLTSHKRETIALWAVWFAIAFSYYGMFLWMPSVLVDKGFTMIKSFQYVLIMTLAQLPGYFAAAYLVENWGRKKTLATFLLMTAVMAFAFGQSSGTTELLVTGALLSFFNLGAWGALYAYTPENYPTPLRATGTGVASGIGRIGSIIAPYLVGYYSALHYSYTFIFSVFTIVLFVGTTVLLVYGKETRPSDAASVS; encoded by the coding sequence ATGTCAGCACCTTACAAAAAAGTGTTTTGGGCAGCCGGCTTTGGCTGGATGTTCGACGCGATGGATGTTGCCCTTTTATCATTTATTATGGTTGCACTCAGGCAAGAATGGGGATTGTCTCCGGAAGAAGCCGGCCTCTTGGGGACCGGCAACCTCGTAGGCATGGCTATCGGGGCGATTGCAGGCGGCTACATGGCAGACCGGATCGGGCGAAAGCCAGTCTTTCTCCTCACACTCCTGCTGTTTGGCGCGGCCAGCTTCGCCAGCGCTTTTGCCACAGGCTTTCTCACCATGCTGCTCTTCCGCTTTTTGATGGGCTTGGGCCTGGGCGCAGAGCTGCCTGTTGCCTCCACGCTCGTCAACGAGTTCGCACCCCCGGAAAAACGCGGGAGTACCGTCGTGCTGCTGGAAAGCTTTTGGGCCGTTGGCTGGATCGCGGCAGCGGTGATCTCGTACTTCATCATCCCGGAGTACGGCTGGCGAGTGGCGGTCATCATCGGGGCCTTGCCGATTGTGTACGCGTGGTACGCGCGCAGGGCCATTCCCGAATCGCCCCAGTTCCAGCAGCGCGCCGAGCAGGTGCCGCTGCAGAAGCTGCTCACCTCGCACAAGCGGGAAACGATCGCCTTGTGGGCGGTCTGGTTCGCCATCGCCTTTTCCTACTACGGCATGTTTTTGTGGATGCCGTCCGTGCTCGTGGACAAAGGCTTTACGATGATTAAAAGCTTTCAGTACGTCCTCATTATGACCTTGGCGCAGTTGCCGGGCTACTTCGCCGCAGCGTATCTCGTGGAAAACTGGGGCCGCAAAAAGACGCTGGCAACCTTTTTGTTGATGACCGCCGTGATGGCGTTCGCCTTCGGGCAGAGCAGCGGGACGACCGAGCTGCTGGTCACAGGCGCGTTGCTCTCCTTTTTCAATCTCGGCGCTTGGGGCGCTTTGTACGCCTACACGCCGGAAAACTACCCGACGCCTCTGCGCGCGACAGGCACTGGCGTCGCTTCCGGCATCGGGCGGATTGGCAGCATTATCGCGCCTTATCTCGTCGGCTACTATTCGGCCTTGCACTACAGCTATACGTTCATTTTCAGCGTGTTTACGATCGTGCTGTTCGTCGGCACAACCGTCCTGCTCGTGTACGGAAAAGAAACGCGGCCGTCTGACGCCGCGAGCGTAAGCTAA
- a CDS encoding SDR family oxidoreductase, whose product MKALQGKVAVVAGGTRGAGRGIAVGLGEAGATVYVTGRSVRGQQSDLGRPETIEETAELVTASGGVGIAVRVDHSQEDEVKALFERVKAEQNGQLDILVNDIWGGEKLTVWGKTFWEHSLADGLLMQQRAVHTHMITSYYAAPLMVQRKKGLIIEITDGVDYRYRQHLYYSLAKISVIHLAQAMAEDLRPHGVTALALTPGFLRSEEMLDYFGVTEETWKEAVKKDPHFIVSETPLYIGRAVAALAADPAIAEKAGQALSTWGLSDEYPFVDRDGSRPHWGNYAREQGLYR is encoded by the coding sequence ATGAAAGCCTTGCAAGGAAAAGTCGCAGTAGTCGCAGGAGGAACGAGAGGGGCAGGGCGCGGGATTGCCGTCGGCTTGGGGGAAGCGGGCGCAACCGTGTATGTAACGGGACGCAGCGTGAGAGGCCAGCAGTCTGACTTGGGCCGGCCCGAGACGATTGAGGAGACGGCCGAGCTGGTGACGGCCAGCGGCGGAGTCGGCATTGCGGTCCGAGTCGATCATTCGCAGGAAGACGAAGTGAAAGCGCTGTTTGAACGGGTAAAAGCAGAGCAAAACGGCCAGCTCGACATTTTGGTGAACGACATCTGGGGCGGAGAGAAGTTGACTGTCTGGGGAAAAACGTTTTGGGAGCATTCTTTGGCAGATGGTTTGCTGATGCAACAGCGCGCAGTCCACACGCATATGATTACGAGCTACTATGCCGCACCGCTTATGGTGCAGCGGAAAAAAGGGCTCATCATCGAGATCACGGACGGGGTCGACTATCGGTATCGCCAGCACTTGTACTACAGTCTGGCCAAAATTTCAGTGATCCATCTGGCTCAGGCGATGGCCGAGGACCTGCGTCCGCATGGCGTTACCGCTCTGGCGCTGACACCGGGGTTCTTGCGTTCAGAGGAGATGCTCGACTATTTTGGCGTGACGGAAGAGACGTGGAAAGAGGCGGTCAAAAAAGATCCGCATTTCATCGTGTCGGAAACTCCGCTGTATATCGGGCGGGCAGTCGCCGCGCTCGCCGCTGATCCCGCCATCGCCGAAAAAGCGGGGCAGGCACTGAGCACGTGGGGGCTTTCCGACGAGTATCCGTTTGTCGATCGGGACGGCAGCCGCCCGCATTGGGGAAACTACGCCCGCGAGCAAGGGCTGTATCGGTAA
- a CDS encoding helix-turn-helix transcriptional regulator produces MRADRLLSILLHLQNHGRMTARQLAEKLEVSERTIHRDMEALSASGVPVYAERGSAGGWVLAEGYRSNLTGLKTDELQSLMLSSPSALLNDLGLRDEYEQAFLKLLSALPQSVQQDAWHVRQRLHIDGAGWHESDESFPLLATIQDAVWLTRKLWVRYQREDALVERIVHPLGLVAKRSVWYLVAQVDADMRTYRISRFTEARVLEESFVRPENFDLASYWEESTKQFKASLPRYPAVIRVREEALPRLKQERYVKIASIQSVATNGWLEAEVEFHTLDSACILVLGYGPALEVLQPDELRAEVVASAAGILRLYGGGGLAN; encoded by the coding sequence ATGCGGGCTGACCGACTGCTCTCGATCTTGCTGCACCTGCAAAATCACGGCCGGATGACAGCCAGGCAACTGGCGGAAAAACTGGAGGTGTCCGAGCGGACGATCCATCGGGACATGGAAGCCTTGAGCGCATCTGGCGTGCCCGTCTACGCCGAACGGGGCTCTGCTGGCGGATGGGTTTTGGCGGAGGGCTATCGCAGCAATTTGACCGGGTTGAAAACAGATGAACTGCAATCGCTCATGCTATCCTCCCCGTCCGCTCTGTTGAACGACCTGGGGCTTCGGGACGAGTACGAGCAAGCTTTTCTCAAGCTGCTGTCCGCCTTGCCGCAGAGCGTTCAGCAGGACGCCTGGCACGTGCGGCAGCGGCTGCATATCGACGGAGCTGGCTGGCACGAGTCAGATGAATCGTTTCCCCTGCTCGCCACCATCCAGGACGCCGTCTGGCTCACCCGCAAGCTCTGGGTCCGCTACCAGCGTGAGGACGCGCTTGTCGAGCGAATCGTGCACCCACTCGGACTGGTCGCCAAGCGTAGCGTCTGGTATTTGGTGGCGCAGGTCGACGCGGATATGCGCACGTACCGGATCTCCCGGTTTACGGAGGCGCGGGTGCTGGAGGAGTCTTTCGTCCGGCCTGAAAACTTTGATCTCGCCAGCTATTGGGAAGAATCGACGAAACAGTTCAAGGCAAGCCTTCCGCGCTATCCGGCTGTCATTCGCGTCCGCGAAGAGGCGCTGCCCCGGCTGAAACAGGAGCGCTACGTAAAAATAGCTTCCATCCAATCCGTTGCCACAAACGGTTGGCTGGAAGCCGAGGTGGAATTTCATACGCTGGACTCTGCCTGCATTTTGGTGCTCGGATACGGTCCGGCGCTCGAAGTGCTGCAGCCGGATGAGCTGCGGGCAGAAGTCGTAGCGAGTGCTGCTGGTATCTTGCGGTTGTATGGGGGCGGGGGCCTTGCCAACTGA
- a CDS encoding iron-containing alcohol dehydrogenase — translation MQISKFMTPEIIFGNQSIGQVGESLRRLGASRVFLVSDPGVVKAGWVERIIHYLQQQHLDYHLWTNVTANPKDYEIHAGIAAYRAGECNAILGVGGGSAIDAAKAIALLATNEGSIVQYEGVDRILHPLPPMVMVPTTAGSGSEVSQFSIIVDSERKVKMTIVSKSLIPDIAIIDPQTLMTKDRQLTANTGMDVLTHAIESYISLAATPLTEVHSLQAMRLIAQHLRPSAASQYNACAKQAMAMASLQAGIAFSNAILGAVHAMSHQLGGFLDAPHGEVNAILLPHVLEYNYIAAPEKYRQIAECLGENTSGLSTHDASRLALKAVKDLANDLDVPHSLSAIGLHPEQIELLSSLALLDVCMTTNPRDMSVQDVAALFRQAL, via the coding sequence ATGCAAATATCCAAGTTCATGACACCGGAGATCATCTTCGGAAACCAGTCCATCGGCCAAGTCGGGGAAAGTCTTCGCAGATTGGGTGCCTCCCGTGTCTTTCTTGTCAGCGACCCCGGTGTCGTGAAGGCAGGCTGGGTCGAGCGGATCATCCACTACTTGCAGCAGCAACACCTCGATTATCATCTGTGGACAAACGTGACAGCCAATCCCAAAGATTACGAGATTCACGCCGGAATCGCCGCTTACCGCGCGGGCGAGTGCAACGCGATTCTCGGCGTTGGCGGCGGCAGCGCCATTGATGCGGCCAAAGCCATCGCCCTGCTTGCCACCAACGAAGGCAGCATCGTCCAGTACGAAGGCGTCGATCGCATCCTGCATCCGCTCCCGCCCATGGTCATGGTGCCGACCACTGCTGGCTCCGGCTCGGAAGTATCGCAGTTTTCCATTATTGTCGACAGCGAGCGAAAAGTAAAAATGACGATCGTCTCCAAATCGCTCATTCCCGATATCGCCATCATCGACCCGCAAACGTTGATGACCAAAGACCGACAGCTCACCGCCAATACAGGCATGGACGTCCTGACGCATGCCATCGAATCGTATATTTCCCTCGCCGCGACACCGCTCACCGAGGTACACTCGCTGCAGGCGATGCGGCTTATCGCCCAGCATTTGCGCCCATCTGCCGCCAGCCAGTACAACGCTTGCGCCAAGCAGGCGATGGCCATGGCGAGCTTGCAGGCGGGTATTGCTTTTTCCAACGCCATCCTCGGAGCCGTACACGCCATGTCCCATCAACTGGGCGGCTTTCTCGACGCGCCGCACGGGGAAGTGAATGCGATCCTTTTGCCTCACGTACTCGAATACAACTACATTGCCGCCCCGGAAAAATACAGGCAAATCGCCGAATGCCTGGGCGAGAACACTTCGGGCCTGAGCACCCATGACGCTTCCCGCCTCGCGCTGAAAGCGGTGAAGGACCTGGCAAACGACCTCGACGTCCCCCACTCGCTGTCTGCCATCGGGCTGCACCCGGAGCAAATCGAGCTATTAAGCTCGCTCGCCCTGCTCGACGTCTGCATGACCACCAACCCGCGCGACATGAGCGTCCAGGACGTCGCTGCCCTTTTTCGCCAAGCATTATAG
- a CDS encoding sigma-54-dependent transcriptional regulator codes for MEPKRILIVDDETEVTTFFTYFLQRKNCEVVVANTGKQVERLLHDASQHFHAALVDLKLPDADGLELLREIKAVHPACEVLIMTGYSTIKSAVTAMQWGAKDYLEKPFDDLDSLEHVIDSVLSASAKQKDDLSQEAAQYGIVYSAESPMAQVTAIAKKLAKKAIHVLIEGETGTGKELMARFLHGASNRAQQPFVAFNCGAVPESLLESELFGFEKGAFTGAIKSRKGLFELAHNGTLFLDEIGEAPLSIQVKLLRTLETGEFMRVGGEQVGQSNIRFISATNRNLEHEVEMNRFRSDLLYRLEGIKLAIPPLRERTCDIPAIAHYYLQKRSGTPCEIEADALELLQRYDWPGNVRQLLNVLNQTIALHECERLRAEHLPAQLRQRAAQPKLQGREQPAEDQPQPGSIEQAIERECARFVESLTRNIPSIEGVDFEYLQKRIKLLEGEIGRAIIEKGLSETKGDRQLLSKKLNITKRTIRYILNEKG; via the coding sequence ATGGAGCCGAAACGAATTTTGATTGTCGATGATGAGACAGAAGTAACCACCTTTTTCACCTATTTTCTCCAGCGCAAAAACTGCGAGGTCGTCGTGGCGAATACAGGCAAACAGGTCGAGCGGCTGCTGCATGACGCCTCCCAGCACTTTCATGCCGCCCTCGTCGATTTGAAGCTGCCGGACGCCGACGGCCTGGAGCTTTTGCGCGAGATCAAGGCGGTCCATCCCGCGTGCGAGGTGCTGATTATGACGGGCTACAGCACGATCAAATCGGCGGTCACCGCCATGCAGTGGGGCGCCAAAGACTATTTGGAAAAGCCGTTTGACGACCTGGACAGCCTGGAGCATGTCATCGACTCTGTTCTGTCTGCCTCGGCGAAGCAAAAAGATGACCTATCCCAAGAGGCCGCGCAATATGGTATCGTGTATTCAGCAGAAAGTCCGATGGCCCAAGTGACGGCCATTGCCAAAAAGTTGGCAAAAAAAGCAATTCACGTCCTGATTGAAGGAGAAACAGGCACGGGCAAGGAGCTGATGGCCCGTTTTCTCCACGGAGCGAGCAACCGCGCTCAGCAGCCGTTCGTCGCCTTCAACTGCGGTGCCGTTCCGGAGTCGCTGTTGGAAAGCGAGTTGTTCGGCTTTGAAAAAGGCGCTTTTACCGGGGCGATCAAGTCGCGAAAAGGCTTGTTTGAGCTTGCGCACAACGGCACGCTGTTTCTCGATGAGATCGGTGAAGCCCCTCTCTCGATTCAGGTCAAGCTGCTCCGCACGCTGGAAACGGGAGAGTTCATGCGGGTCGGAGGCGAACAGGTCGGCCAGAGCAACATCCGCTTCATCTCGGCCACGAACCGCAACCTGGAGCACGAAGTCGAAATGAACCGTTTTCGCAGCGATTTGCTCTATCGGCTGGAAGGAATCAAGCTGGCGATTCCTCCCCTGCGCGAGCGGACTTGCGATATCCCGGCCATCGCCCACTACTATTTGCAAAAGCGCAGCGGCACCCCGTGCGAGATCGAGGCGGACGCTCTGGAGCTTTTGCAGCGCTACGACTGGCCTGGCAACGTCAGACAACTGCTTAACGTGCTCAACCAGACCATCGCCCTGCACGAATGCGAGCGGCTGCGCGCAGAGCATCTGCCAGCCCAGCTTCGGCAAAGAGCGGCGCAGCCGAAGCTGCAAGGGCGAGAGCAGCCCGCCGAAGACCAGCCACAGCCCGGCAGCATCGAGCAGGCGATCGAGCGGGAATGCGCGCGCTTCGTGGAATCGCTCACCCGCAACATCCCTTCCATCGAAGGCGTCGACTTCGAATATTTGCAAAAACGAATCAAGCTCCTGGAAGGGGAAATCGGGCGGGCGATCATCGAAAAAGGACTGAGCGAGACAAAAGGAGACAGGCAGTTGTTGAGCAAGAAATTGAATATCACCAAGCGGACGATCCGCTACATTCTCAATGAAAAGGGGTAA
- a CDS encoding benzoate/H(+) symporter BenE family transporter — MVPQKQQSGLIANLKNIPADFSLSAVIVGLIATMVSYAGPLLIVFQAAQGAGLSEAELSSWIWAISIGSGLTAIILSIWFKTPVITAWSTPGAVLLVSSLTVYPYSDAIGAYLFSAAVITLLGVSGLFSILMKYVPQSITTAMLAGILLSFGVDVFVSMQHLPALALPMIFCYLFAKRWSPRYAVVLTLLVGLAVAFAMGRLQLDSVQMALVNPVFTLPTFSLDAIVGLGIPLCIVTMASQNAPGIGVLKADGYDTPASPLVATTGIASLLLAPFGSHGINLAAITAAICTGKEAHQDLSKRYIAGIACGAFYLVFGMFGATITSVFFGLPKELIAVIAGLALFASLSSSLAQAMSDIKERECALVTFLVTISGISIGGIGAAFWGLIAGVITNLILNGNVRKWFVRRKKDARPLA; from the coding sequence GTGGTACCCCAAAAACAGCAATCTGGGTTGATCGCCAACCTCAAAAACATCCCGGCTGATTTTTCGCTCTCTGCCGTTATCGTCGGCCTGATCGCTACGATGGTGTCGTATGCGGGGCCGCTTCTGATCGTGTTTCAGGCAGCGCAAGGCGCGGGCCTCAGCGAAGCCGAGCTGTCCTCCTGGATATGGGCCATCTCGATCGGCAGCGGCCTGACCGCGATTATTCTCAGCATCTGGTTCAAAACGCCAGTCATTACGGCATGGTCGACGCCTGGTGCCGTCCTGCTCGTATCGAGCCTGACCGTCTATCCGTACAGCGATGCGATCGGGGCGTACCTGTTTTCCGCCGCCGTCATCACCCTGCTCGGCGTCTCCGGCTTGTTTTCCATCTTGATGAAATACGTGCCGCAGTCGATCACGACCGCGATGCTCGCCGGGATACTGTTGTCCTTTGGCGTCGATGTGTTCGTTTCGATGCAGCATTTGCCTGCCCTGGCTTTGCCGATGATTTTTTGCTACCTGTTCGCCAAGCGCTGGTCTCCGCGCTACGCGGTCGTGCTCACGCTCCTGGTCGGGCTGGCCGTTGCCTTCGCGATGGGGCGCCTGCAACTCGATTCCGTCCAGATGGCGTTGGTCAATCCCGTGTTCACGCTGCCGACCTTCTCGCTCGATGCGATTGTCGGCCTGGGGATTCCGCTGTGCATCGTCACGATGGCTTCGCAGAACGCGCCGGGAATCGGCGTCCTGAAGGCAGACGGCTACGACACGCCTGCAAGCCCGCTCGTAGCCACGACCGGGATCGCTTCGCTCTTGCTCGCTCCGTTTGGCTCGCATGGGATCAACCTCGCTGCGATTACGGCTGCCATCTGCACGGGAAAAGAAGCGCACCAGGACCTGTCGAAGCGCTACATTGCGGGAATTGCCTGCGGTGCCTTTTACCTCGTGTTCGGCATGTTTGGCGCTACGATCACCTCTGTCTTTTTCGGGCTGCCGAAGGAGCTGATCGCCGTCATTGCGGGACTGGCTTTGTTCGCTTCGCTCAGCTCGAGCCTCGCCCAAGCGATGAGCGATATCAAGGAACGGGAATGCGCCCTCGTCACCTTCCTCGTCACGATATCGGGCATCTCCATCGGCGGGATCGGCGCCGCCTTCTGGGGGCTGATTGCGGGAGTGATTACGAATTTGATTTTGAATGGAAACGTGCGCAAGTGGTTCGTGCGGCGGAAAAAGGACGCGCGGCCGTTGGCTTAG
- the adhP gene encoding alcohol dehydrogenase AdhP has translation MKAAVVNEFHQKLEVKEVAVPEVGYGEVLVKIKTCGVCHTDLHAAHGDWPVKPKLPLIPGHEGVGVVEKLGEGVTSLKLGDRVGIPWLFSACGECDYCLTGWETLCLQQLNGGYSADGAYAEYCVAPAAYVARIPDELGDVEAAPILCAGVTTYKALKVANVKPGEWVAIYGIGGLGHVALQYAKAMGYNVVAVDIHQEKLDLAKELGADLTVNGSEVDPVQAIQEQIGGVHGAISVAVTKKAFEQAYKSVRRGGSLVVVGLPNAELPIPIFDTVLNGVTVKGSIVGTRKDMQEALDFAARGKVRAIIETQPLDKINEVLERLEKGQVNGRVVLTME, from the coding sequence ATGAAAGCAGCAGTGGTCAACGAGTTCCATCAAAAGCTGGAAGTGAAGGAAGTAGCGGTCCCAGAGGTCGGCTACGGCGAGGTTTTGGTGAAAATCAAGACGTGCGGCGTCTGCCATACTGACTTGCATGCGGCGCACGGAGACTGGCCAGTCAAGCCAAAACTGCCGCTGATTCCGGGACACGAAGGCGTAGGCGTGGTTGAAAAGCTCGGCGAAGGCGTCACGTCGCTCAAGCTGGGCGATCGCGTAGGTATCCCGTGGCTGTTCTCGGCGTGCGGCGAATGCGACTACTGCCTCACAGGCTGGGAGACGCTGTGCCTGCAGCAGCTCAATGGCGGCTACTCCGCAGATGGAGCTTACGCAGAGTATTGCGTAGCGCCGGCAGCTTATGTCGCGCGCATTCCGGATGAGCTGGGCGACGTAGAGGCAGCGCCGATTTTGTGCGCAGGAGTCACTACTTACAAAGCACTGAAGGTCGCGAACGTGAAGCCGGGCGAATGGGTAGCGATTTACGGCATCGGCGGACTGGGCCACGTAGCGTTGCAATATGCAAAGGCGATGGGCTACAACGTCGTCGCGGTAGATATTCACCAGGAAAAACTGGACTTGGCAAAAGAACTAGGGGCTGACCTGACCGTCAACGGCAGCGAGGTTGATCCTGTGCAGGCGATTCAGGAGCAGATCGGCGGCGTACACGGCGCGATCAGCGTGGCTGTGACGAAAAAAGCGTTTGAACAGGCGTACAAGTCCGTTCGCCGCGGCGGCTCGCTCGTCGTAGTCGGCTTGCCGAATGCGGAGTTGCCAATCCCGATTTTCGATACAGTGCTCAACGGCGTAACCGTCAAAGGCTCGATCGTCGGAACGCGCAAAGACATGCAGGAAGCGCTCGACTTCGCCGCGCGCGGCAAAGTCCGCGCCATCATCGAAACCCAGCCACTCGATAAAATCAACGAGGTGCTGGAGCGCTTGGAAAAAGGCCAAGTCAATGGCCGCGTCGTTTTGACAATGGAATAA